One Canis lupus familiaris isolate Mischka breed German Shepherd chromosome 20, alternate assembly UU_Cfam_GSD_1.0, whole genome shotgun sequence genomic region harbors:
- the CCDC66 gene encoding coiled-coil domain-containing protein 66 (The RefSeq protein has 1 substitution compared to this genomic sequence), producing MGSKNKIAKCPIRTKQTGYILKSTQNTCIRSGKLLQKKRMGSETSLAKGEKSSMIFSPTKDLCKQYVDKDCLYVQKEISPATPTIQKTRNTINTSVVAKQKHCKKHITAENTKSGLVCLTQDQLQQILMTVNQGNKSISAIENGKEETSQDSLHLNNTSNQPKDENIMGVFQKNEALSSVLDENKSTLNKNQETSKQYEQKIAIENVWKPADIFSTLGERERDRSLLEAKKAQWKKELDEQVALKKKEKEASEKWNNPWKKFESDKIVWEKFQTLGQSKTSLSSSNILSQSPSQITVVQADDYPLCRASQILEETVPLERPLSTVKQEQQRKWIEDLNKQIEDDRQRKIEEKITSSKGEEHDRWAMHFDSLKNYPASQSQLSSRSIHNQPEYFCVSPDTQELSDISNVYTPTTGSQVEPSEEEHIAKPVRDMAMANSQKTNFLRSMTALLDPAQIEERDRRRQKQLEHQKAITAQVEEKRRKKQLEEQQRKKEEQEEERRLAREREEMQKQYEEDILKQKQKEEIMTLKTNELFQTMQRAQELAQRLKQEQRIRELAQKGHDTSGLIKNLGGYGLDDVSGKMNTCINSTTSPKKDTAVQTDDLNTGMFTIAESCCGSIIEREILNCSSPEIPAEFNDQFKKDKQELINQDKAANLEKENSWYNDQYEFARTEKKHMKKCPKRPDWNINKPLKRYIPASEKYPKQLQKQREEKKVRRQMELLNLVERNNPGHLSQNRGTSPVLPSPQEAEARFRWHLIRKEEPLKSDSFSKERSQSPLELVKNRTQQTQTLKNRENLILGDSQTETSPGASEPSHFIPYVRTNEIYHLDPDAPLSRPLTQDLQYQNPHDCDQEQWQLFESDVRDPLLNPNLVKNRDRQQAILKGLSELRQGLLQKQRELETNLMPLAANQEENFNSSF from the exons ATGGGAAGTAAGAACAAGATTGCAAAATGTCCTATAAGAACAAAACAGACTGGATACATtctaaaatcaacacaaaataCATGTATCAGGAGTGGAAAACTTTTGCAAAAGAAGAGAATGGGTTCAGAAACTTCACTGGCAAAAGGTGAAAAAAGTAGCATGATTTTTTCACCCACTAAGGATTTATGCAAGCAGTATGTAGATAAAGACTGTCTTTATGTCCAGAAAGAGATTTCACCTGCAACCCCCACTATACAGAAGACTAGAAACACCATAAATACCTCTGTAGTAGCTAAGCAGAAGCATTGCAAAAAACACATCACAGCTGAAAATACGAAGAGCGGTTTGGTGTGTCTAACACAAGACCAACTACAACAGATTTTAATGACTGTGAACCAAGGAAATAAGTCTATTTCCGCGATTGAAaatggaaaggaggaaacaa GTCAAGACAGTCTACATTTAAACAATACTTCCAATCAGCCAAAAGATGAGAACATAATGGGAGTATTCCAAAAAAATGAGGCTCTTTCATCTGTCCTGGATGAAAATAAatccactttaaataaaaatcaagagacATCTAAGCAGTATGAGCAGAAAATTGCCAT AGAGAATGTATGGAAACCAGCTGACATATTCAGTACTCTGGGCGAAAGAGAACGTGACAGAAGTTTGTTGGAAGCAAAAAAAGCCCAGTGGAAGAAAGAGCTTG ATGAACAGGTtgctttaaagaagaaagaaaaagaagcttctGAAAAATGGAACAATCCTTGGAAAAAATTTGAAAGTGATAAAATAGTGTGGGAAAAATTTCAAACTCTTGGCCAGTCTAAG ACTAGTCTTAGCTCTTCCAACATTCTGTCACAGTCTCCCAGTCAGATAACAGTGGTCCAGGCTGATGACTACCCACTATGTAGAGCCAGTCAGATTTTAGAG GAAACAGTACCACTGGAGCGCCCTTTGAGTACTGTGAAACAAGAACAGCAGAGAAAATGGATTGAAGATTTGAACAAGCAAATAGAAGATGATCGgcaaagaaaaatagaggaaaaaattacATCTTCAAAG GGTGAGGAACATGACAGATGGGCAATGCATTTTGATTCATTAAAGAACTATCCTGCTTCTCAGTCTCAACTGTCCTCTCGGTCAATACACAACCAACCAGAGTACTTCTGTGTCTCTCCGGACACTCAGGAACTGTCTGATATCAGCAATGTTTATACACCAACGACTGGAAGCCAGGTTGAACCTTCAGAGGAGGAGCATATAGCAAAACCTGTTAGAGATATGGCTATGGCAAATAGTCAGAAAACaaa CTTTCTCCGTTCTATGACTGCTCTCCTGGATCCAGCTCAGATTGAAGAACGTGACAGGCGACGACAAAAACAGTTAGAACATCAG AAAGCCATCACTGCTCAGGTAGAAGAGAAACGCAGGAAGAAGCAGCTGGaagaacagcaaagaaagaaggaagaacaagaaGAGGAGCGTCGCTTAGCGAGGGAACGAGAAGAGATGCAGAAACAGTATGAAGAAGACATacttaagcaaaaacaaaaggaa GAAATCATGACTCTCAAGACAAATGAATTGTTCCAGACAATGCAGAGAGCACAGGAGCTAGCACAGAGACTGAAACAAGAACAGAGAATACGAGAATTGGCTCAGAAGGGACATGATACGTCTGGATTGATTAAAAATCTTGGTG GATATGGCTTGGATGATGTCAGTGGTAAAATGAATACATGTATTAATTCTACAACCTCTCCCAAAAAGGATACTGCTGTACAAACAG atgACTTAAATACAGGAATGTTCACCATTGCAGAATCATGCTGTGGATCAATAATAGAGAGGGAAATTCTAAATTGCTCATCTCCTGAGATTCCTGCAGAATTTAATGACCAGTTTAAGAAAGACAAACAGGAACTAATCAATCAGGATAAAGCAGccaacttagaaaaagaaaacagttggtACAATGATCAGTATGAGTTTGCAAGGACAGAGAAAAAACATACGAAGAAGTGTCCTAAAAGGCCTGATTGGAATATAAATAAGCCACTCAAAAGGTATATTCCGGCATCAGAAAAGTACCCTAAACAGCTtcaaaagcagagagaagaaaaaaaagtaagaaggcAGATGGAACTGCTTAATTTGGTAGAAAGAAATAATCCTGGACATCTCTCTCAAAATAGAGGGACTTCACCAGTTCTTCCTTCACCTCAAGAAGCAGAGGCAAGGTTCAGGTGGCATCTAATCAGAAAG GAGGAACCTCTGAAAAGTGATTCTTTCAGCAAGGAAAG gtctcaGTCACCACTGGAACTGGTGAAAAACAGAACACAACAAACTCAGACACTAAAAAACAGAGAGAATCTGATCTTAGGAGACAGTCAGACAGAAACATCACCTGGAGCTTCTGAACCATCCCATTTTATCCCCTATGTCCGAACCAATGAGATTTATCATCTTGATCCAGATGCACCACTGTCCAGGCCTTTAACCCAGGATCTTCAGTACCAAAATCCACATG ACTGTGACCAAGAACAATGGCAGCTATTTGAATCTGATGTCAGGGACCCACTTCTCAATCCTAACTTGGTGAAAAACAGGGATCGACAGCAAGCAATCCTTAAGGGACTATCAGAACTGAGACAG GGCCTTCTCCAGAAGCAAAGGGAGTTGGAAACTAATCTCATGCCTTTAGCTGCAAATCAAGAAGAGAATTTTAATTCTTCgttttaa